A region of the Campylobacter cuniculorum DSM 23162 = LMG 24588 genome:
TCATAATAAAAATAAGCGATTAAAAATATACAAACCACTCCTGTGGTGTTTGCATCAAAAAAGCCATAAACGCTAAAAATTCCCCAATTGAGCCAATCAAAGCCCAAAGGATGGATAAAACTCAAACAAAAAATTGCACAAAGTCTTAGAAAATCAAATTTGAAAAGATAGCAAATTCTAAATAAAATTCCATACACAAGAGCTATAAATAATATAATAAAAGGAATGAGATAATCAAGATTAAAATAAATTGAAGATAAGCTCACCCACCAAAACCAAAAAATTCCTAAAAAAAATCCAATCCAAAAATACTCTTTTGCATTCCTAGTTCTAAGGAGCAAAACCAAGCCCCAAATGGCTAAAAAAGGGCTAAGAGTCTCAAAAACGATATTGTCAAAAAAAGATAAATAAATTGAATTTGAAAGTAAAATTGCAATAAAAAAGACTTTTATTATTTTAAAAATGGTAGAATTAGGATTGAAATTTTTTAAAAAAAAGGAAAAAAATGGAACATTCAGTCTTAAACTCATTGATACCTCTTATTGTGCTTGTCGCAATTTTTTATTTTTTGATTATAAGACCCAGACAAAAACAAGAAAAAGCCCATAGAAATATGATTGAATCCCTGCAAAAAGGAGATAAAATCATCACAAATGGGGGAATCATTTGCGAGGTCATAAAATCTGAAAGTGATTTTATCAAAGTTAAGCTTAATGAAGAAAATATTACCGCAAAAATTTCAAAAGATTTTGTAGCAAAGAAGATTGATGCGTAATTCTAAAATCACCTATCGCCTCGTTATTTTTGTGATTGTATTTATTTTTGGTGTGGTGTTTTCTCTTCCTTCTCTTTTGCAATTAGAAAAAGGTGCAAAAATTAATCTCGGCTTGGATTTACAAGGTGGGCTTTATATGCTTTTAGGTGTGGATAATCAAGAGGCTATAAAATCAAAAATCAAATCCATAGCTTCGTCCTTGCATTATTCTATCAATAAAGAAAACATTCTTGTGGATAAAGTGCTAACAAATGATCAAAGCATAGAATTTAATCTGCTTGATGCAAGTGATGCTTCTAAGATTGAAGATTTGTTGAAAGAAATTCAAGGGCTTGATGTCCAAAAAAATCATTTATCTTATACAATTTCTTTCACTCCCGAAGAAATAAAAAATATAGAAAATTTCGCTCTTTTACAAGCTGTTGAAACCATTCGCAACCGACTTGATCAATTTGGTTTGGCTGAACCAACGGTTGCTAAACAAGGAGAGGATAAAATTTTAGTTGAATTAGCAGGCATTAAAACCAAAGAAGATGAACTAAGAGCAAAAGAAAGAATCACTAAGGCTGCCCATTTGCAATTAATGGAAGTTGATGATTCTAAAATGTCTCAAGCCTCGAGCATGAGTGAAAGTGAAGCACAAAGCTATGGTTTGGTGATTTTAAGCGACGCAAAAAATGAAGCCCTTAAATACACGCTTAAAAGCATTCCTATCTTAGATGGTTCTATGCTCACAGATGCTAAAGTTGGTTTTAGCGATACAAGTAATTATCCCGTGATTAACTTCACTCTTAATGCTGAAGGGGCAAAAAAATTTGGAGATTATACCGGAGCAAATGTTGGAAAACGTTTGGCTATCGTGCTTGATAATAAGGTTTATTCTGCTCCAAGCATTAATGAAAGAATAGGCGGTGGAAGTGGGCAAATTAGCGGAAATTTCACTCAAGAAGAAGCAAGGGATGTTGCTGTGGCTTTAAGGAGTGGAGCCTTGCTTGCTCCTGTGAAACTCTTAGAACAAAGAAGCATAGGACCTTCTTTAGGAAGTGATAGCATTAAAATGAGTATGATTGCTTTGATTGGTGCTTCTGTGTTTATCGTGGTTTTTATGGCTTTATATTATGGAGTGGCGGGAATTTTTGCGGATATTGCTTTGCTTGTTAATGTCTTGATGATTATTGCTTTAATGGCTATGTTTGGAGCGACTTTAACCTTGCCGGGTATGGCAGGACTTGTTTTAACCGTTGGTATGGCTGTTGATGCAAATGTGATTATCAATGAACGCATTAGAGAGCTTTTGCGTGAGGGTATGAGCATCAAAGCAAGTGTAGAAAACGGGTATAAAAATGCTATGAGTGCGATTGTGGATTCAAATATCACTTCTTTAATCACTTCTATTGCACTTTATGCTTATGGAACAGGGGCTGTCAAAGGTTTTGCAGTAACTTTGGGTATAGGTATAGTGATTTCGATGATTACTGCAATTTTAGGGACTCGCGGAATGTTTGATTATTTTATGCCTTCTATGCAAAAAAACAATCAAACAAAATTTTGGTTTGGTTATAGGAAAAAATAAATGCAGTTTTTTAGTGAAAAGAAAATTTATGATTTTATGAGAATGCGTTTTGTTGCCATTTCTCTTTCTTTTGTTTTGTTGTTGGGTTCGATTTTTTTATTGTTTGATAGAGGTTTGCAATTTGGCATTGATTTTAGTGGAGGCACTTTAATACAACTAAAATATAAAGAAAAAGCTCCTATAGCTCAAATTCGCGAAATTTTGGAGCAAACCGGTCAGTTTCAAAATTTATCTGTTACTGAATTTGGAAGCGATGAGGAAGTTACAATAAGATTCTTAGGAAGCAATGAAAATTTAGGAAACGATAGTGCAGAGGGTATCAGCAAACTTTTAAAAGATACGGGTGAATTTGAGTTAAGACGTGCCGATGTTGTGGGTCCAAAAGTCGGCGATGAACTAAGAAATAAAGGCTTAATGGCAATCATAGTATCTTTAATCGCCATACTCATTTACATTGCTTTTCGTTTTGAGTGGCGTTTTGCTCTAGCAGCCATTTTGAGTGAAATTCACGATGTTCTCATCACTTTAGGAGCGATTTGCTTGTTTAGGATTGATGTGAATTTAGATACTTTAGCAGCGGTTTTAACTGTGCTTGGGTATTCTTTAAATGATACGATTATTATTTTTGATAGGATTAGAGAGGGCATTAAAAAAAGTAAAGAAACAAATTTAGCTCCTATTATCAATGAAAGTGTTTCTGCAACTCTTTCAAGGACGACTTTAACTTCGGGGCTGACCTTAGCAACTGTTGTGATTTTATATTTTTTTGGTGGTTCTATGATAGAAGGTTTTTCTTTATCCTTAATTGTAGGTATTGTCATAGGGACTTTAAGCTCTATTTTTGTTGCAAGCCCTACTTTGCTTTGGTTTAAATTTAATGTCTTTGATTTTAGAGCCAAAGAGCTTGAAAAAATGAAAAGAAAACAAGAAAAAGAACGCAACCGAGCAATGTATGAAAAAGGTGCGGTTTAAGGAGATTTAATGGCTTATGAAGCAAAAAAAATAGAAAAAAAATGGCAAGAATTTTGGGATAAAAATCAAAGTTTTGAACCAAAAGAAGATTATACTTTAAAGAAAAAATACATACTTTCTATGTTTCCTTACCCTAGCGGACGCATACATATGGGACATGTAAGAAATTATACCATAGGCGATGCTTTAGCAAGGTATTATAGAAAAAATGGTTATAATGTCTTGCATCCTATAGGCTTTGATAGTTTTGGTATGCCTGCTGAAAATGCGGCAATTAAACATAAAATTCATCCTAAAACTTGGACCTATGAAAATATCGCTTATATGAAACAAGAATTATTTTCTTTGGGCTTGTCCTTTTCTCAAAAAAGAATTTTAGCAACTTCTGACCCTTTATACACGAAATTTGAACAAGAATTTTTCATTAAAATGTTTGAAAAAGGTTTGATTTATATCAAAGAGGCTCAAGTGAATTGGTGTGAGCAAGATAAAACTGTTTTAGCAAACGAACAGGTTGAGGATGGTAGATGTTGGCGTTGTGGGCATGAGGTTGTGCAAAAAAAAATGCCCGGGTATTATGTTAAAATCACTTCTTATGCAACAGAGCTTTTAGACGGGCTTGAAGCATTAAAAGACAAGTGGTCTGCGCAAGTTTTAACAATGCAAGAAAATTGGATAGGAAAAAGCGAGGGATTGGAATTTTCTCTTTTTTTAGATGAAGAAAGTGGTATGAAAACGACTGCAAAGAAAATTGAAGTTTTTACAACAAGAGCGGATACTCTTTATGGAATGAGTTATATAGCCTTAGCTCCTGAACATGAAATCGTGCAGCATTTGCTTGACAATTCTCATTTAAGCTCTGAAATTTCAAGCAAAATCAAAGCCATGCAAAATCAAAGCCAAAGAGAGAGACAAAGTGCGGAGAAAGAAGGGTATTTTTTAGGAATTTATGCCATCCATCCTTTAAGCGGGAAAAAAATTCCTGTTTGGGTTGCAAATTTTGTTTTGATTGATTATGGAAATGGTGCGGTGATGGCTGTGCCTGCTCATGATGAAAGGGATTTTGAATTTGCAAAAAAATACAATTTAAAAATCATCAAAGTGATAGAAGGTCAAGAAACAAATTTAAATCAAGCCTACACGCAAAAAAGTGGAAAATTGATTCAAAGTGCGGAATTTAGCGGTCTTGATTGTAATGAAGCCCGAAAAAAAATTATGAATTATTTTGAGGATAACAATTTAGGTCAAAGAGTTGTTAATTTTAAAATCAGAGATTGGGGCGTTTCAAGGCAAAGATATTGGGGAGCACCTATTCCTATGGTAAAATGTGAAGATTGTGGTATAGTGAGTGAGAACTTAGAAAATTTACCTATAACCCTACCCGATGATATTGAAATCACAGGCGAGGGAAATCCTTTGGATAAACACCCCACTTGGAAATTCTGCACTTGTCCAAAATGCGGAAAACAAGCCCTAAGAGAGAGTGATACTTTGGATACTTTTTTTCAAAGCTCTTGGTATTTTGCAAGATTTGCTAGTGATGAAAAGACTTGGGAGCAAAAGGCTTTTGATAAAAAAAGCGTGGATTATTGGCTCAATGTTGATCAGTATATTGGCGGGATAGAGCATGCAATCTTGCATTTACTCTATGCAAGATTTTTTCAAAAAGCTTTAAGAGATTTAGGATATTTAAGGGATAGTGAGCCTTTTTGCAGACTTTTAACTCAAGGAATGGTTTTAAAAGATGGGGCGAAGATGAGTAAATCTAAAGGAAATGTCGTTGATCCTGATGAGATTATCAATCGCTATGGAGCTGATACAGCAAGGCTCTTCATCCTTTTTGCTGCACCACCAGCTAAAGAACTTGAATGGAATGATGATGCCTTAGAAGGTGCTTATCGTTTCCTTTGCAGATTTTATGAGAGGGCTTTAAATGTTAGGGGTAAAGAGCTTTTAAAAATAGAACAAAATTCTTTAAACAAAGAGGAAAAATATGCGAGATTAAAAGTCTATGAAGCCCTTAAAAAATCAGAAGAAGTTTATACCAAAAATTTTGCTTTTAACACGCTTATTGCTGCTTGTATGGAGGCTTTAAATGCTTTAAATGTATGCAAAAATGAAGCCTTAGAGCAAGAGGGCTTTTATATACTTTTAAATATTTTAGAACCTATCATTCCACACATTTGTTTTGAATTGAGTGAAAAACTTTTTGAATGTGAAAATTTTAAAAAAATTGAGCTTAAAGATGAGGTTTTTATCAAAGAGAGTTTCAATTTAGCCGTTAGTGTTAATGGCAAAAAACGTGCCCAAATCGAAGTTTTAAGTGAGCAAAGTGAAGATGAAATTTTACAACAAGCCAAACAAAGTGTCAAAAAATGGCTTGAAAATAAAAAGATTGTCAAAGAAATTTATGTGAAAAATAAACTAGTGAATTTGGTGATTGAATGAGAAATTTTGTTTTATTTTTTGTTTTTTTTATCACAGCCTGTGGTTATGTGCCCACTTCAAAAATTGCAGCTACGATTTTTGATGAGAAAATTTATGTCAATGTTGAGCTTAATCTTCAAGATCCTAAAAATAGCATTTTCGTCGCAGATACTTTAAGGGAGATGATTAGCTCTAAACTTGGAAAAAAACTTGCTTTAAAACATGAAGCAAGTGATGTGATTAATGTCAGAATGAGCAATCTTGAATTTTTGCCCCTTATTTATGATAAAAATGGCTATGTGATTAAATATAAGGCAAGATTAAATTTAGATTTTAATGTGGTTTTTAAAAATGGAACAAGTGAAAATTTAAGCACAAGGGGAAGTTATAATTTTGATATTACACCAAATAGCATAATTACCGATAATATAAGGACTCAAGCCATTAAAAATGCTTCGAGTGAAGCCTTTGATGAATTCATTTCTATCATTGCGATTAAAGGACACAATAATGTCGAATATCAATGAAATAGCAAGGGAAACCTTAATCACCTTAAAAGAAAGAAAACTTAAGCCAACTCCTGAAAATTATAGTGAAATTTTTGAAGAACTAAGCCAAAAACACGGCTTTGTTACAAATTCTAAGATTCGGCTTGATAAATACCGCTCCTTGCTTTTGCCCATTTATCAGCAAGAGCTTAGGGACAAACCTTTGCGTTCTTTGGAGCAATTTATCAGTTTTTTAATTTCAGCACTCAATCGTAAAAACACAAAGCAAGGGGATGAATTTTTTGAACTTTTATCCACGATTAGTAAAATTTTACAAATCAGCAGGGATAAAAAAGTCAGGGATTTAGCTAAAATCACTTCTGCTTGTATTTTAAAAACTATGGATAGCGAGAGCATTTATTTACTCAGTAAAAAATGGAAAGAATTTGAAAAAAATTACGAAGACAATGATTTAGATAAAGAAATGCGTAAATATGGTTTAAACCGCTATGATGACTTTGATTCTATGATTAAAAAACTCATAAACAAGCTTGATGAAAGGAGTTATGAGCATATAAGTGGATTGATTTTGCTTTGTTTAAATCCTTCTTTGGTGGAGGATTTAAAGATTGAAGCTTTTATACATGAATTATCGCAAAAACCTTATATTGTTAGTGAAGCTCATTTTAAAAACGAATTATTAGAATGTGTCAATAGAAGAATCGCTGTGGATAATATTTATGTGCAAAAGAATTTGAATTTTCTTGATGAAAATTTAAGAAAAATTAGCGAACTTTTGACCATACTTGATAAATCCCATCAAAACAATATCAATTTTATTAATTCTTTAAATCCTAATGAAAACGGCGAAGTGGTTTTGAGTTTTGAGGATTTAAAGCTTAAATTCACACAGCTTAATGAAAAAATTAAAACCCTTAACGCCGCCGTTCAATTCACGCAAAATTTAGAAGAACGTGAAGCTTGGAGTGTATTAAAAGAGCTTGAAAAACTTGATGAAAATTATATAAAATATAAGGTGAATTATTCTTTGGCACTTTTTTCTATTTCAAATTATCGCTTCATTATGGAAAAATACGGGGTGAGCAGTCTCAATGAAATTTTTGTCCGGTTTAAAAAAATTCTTAAAGAGAGTTGCACTGAATTTGATGAACTTTGGATGATTGATGAAAAATCTTATCTTATTGTCGCTCCGGGCAAAAGTAAGGAAGATATAGAAAATATAGTCAAAACAGATTTAAAAGCCATTGAAAATTTTAGATTCATTTATAAACAAGATTTAATCACTCCAAAAATTTCAGCTTTTTATTTGGATAAACAAAGCAAACCTGATTCAAATATCTATGAAGAATTGTTGGAAAAAATCGCTCAAAATGACTAAAGTGGATGAAATTTTAGCACAAAAAAGCCTTCATTATGAAAAGATTGATCGCTTTGTGGCTTTTAGAATGTTTGAAAAATACAAAGAACAAATCGCTTTAAAACCCATCATTCATATTGTTGGAACAAATGGCAAAGGAAGCACCGGACGCTTTTTAGCTCAACTTTTAGAAAATTTGGCTTTTAAAGTCGGGCATTATACAAGTCCGCATATTTTAAATTTTAAAGAAAGATTTTATCTTAATCATAATATCGTAAGCGATGAGCTTTTAGACCTTACTCATGAGAAACTCGCGGACATTTTTAAAGAAGATTTAAAAAAAATTTCTTATTTTGAATACGCTACTTTTTTGGCTGCTGTGCTTTTTAGGGATTGTGATTTTGTTATATTTGAAGCAGGACTTGGCGGAGAATATGATGCAACTTCAGTTTTTGAAAGAAGATTGAGTATTTTTACAAAAATAGGTTATGACCATATGCATATCTTGGGAAACAAACTTGAACAAATTGCAAGAACAAAGCTTAAAACTATGGCAAAAAAGGCACTCATAAGCAATGAGCAAGAAAAAATTGTGCTTGATTTGGCACAAAAGATTGCTTGGTTAAAGGGAGCGGATTTAAGACTCAATAAAACTTTTGAAGATGAGGATTTAAACAAAGAATTTGAAAAATATGCTCTTAATTATGCTCTACCGCAATTTTTAAAGCACAATCTTTCTTTAGCCTTGAATGCTTGTTTGCTTTTAAATTCTAAAGAAGAAGTCCTTAAAGCTTTAAAAGAACTTAAAAATTTAAATTTGGCAGGAAGATGTCAAAAAATCAGCGAAAATCTTTTTATCGATGTTGGACATAATGAAATGGCAGCTTTGGCTTTAAGAGAATATTTTAAGGGACAAAAAATTATTTTAGTGTATAATTCTTACTTGGATAAAGAAATTTTTAAAATTTTACAAATATTAAAGCCTATAATTGATACAATTCGAATTTATAAATATTTTAATGAAGACAGAAAGCCGGCTAATGAGCTCATTTTTAAGATTGCTCAAGAGCTTAACCTACGGTGTGAAATGTTTAAAGGAATTGATTTAAAAGAAAAGACTTTGGTTTTTGGTTCTTTTATTTTGGTTGAAAAATTTTTAAAGGAGTATTGTGATAAAAGATAAATTTACAATTACAATTACAGATATTAATGGTTCAAGACATTTTTATTTAAGTCAAATCATTAAAAAAATCGCACTTTATATCATTATTTTTGTTTTTTTATTTTTAGTTTTAAGTGGATTTTATATCAAATATCTTGACGGAAAAGTCAGTGAGCTTGATGAAAAAAAACAAGAGCTTCTTGAAAAAACCAAAGAACTTGAAATCACTAATGAGCAAATGCAAAAAAGCGTTGAAGAAAAAGCACAACAATACTCAATGATTGAAGATAAAATCGCCGCTTTTGAAGAATCTTTAGGTCTTGAAAGCGAAAATAATATTAGCATCACGCAAAGGCTTGATAATCTCGAGCTTACTAATGAACAACAAAGCTCCATACTCTCTCAAATTCCAAATGGCTATCCTATTGTTAATAAAGGCATTACGGGGAATTTTGGCTGGAGAGAGCATCCTATATTAAAACGAAGAGAATTTCATCCGGGCATTGATTTAAAAGCCGATGTAGGAACTCCTGTTTATGCTCCTGCAAACGGAGTGGTTGAATTTGCAGGATACAATGAAAACGGCTATGGTTATAATGTTATTTTACTCCATAATTTTGGTTTTAAAACCGTTTTTGCCCATATGACAAGAAGAGATGTCGTCAAAGCGGGACAATTTGTTAAAAAGGGAGATTTGATAGGATATTCCGGAAATACAGGACTTTCAACAGGTCCTCATTTGCATTATGAGGTTAGATTCATTAATAAAACCTTAGAACCTTTGTATTTTTTAAATTTACAAAGAAAAAATATGAATAATTTTTTTAATACAGAAAGGAGAGTTCCATGGCAATCTTTAATAAAGGCGGTGTCGGTTCAACACCAAGTTTAAGCACAGAAACAACCGTAATTTCATCAGGGGCTAAAATAGAAGGAAAATTCTATTTTTCATCCATGCTTCATGTTGATGGAGAGCTTAGCGGGATTATACACTCTGAAAGTATAGTTGTTATCGGTAAAAATGGGAATTTAAAGGGCGAATTGCAAGCAGATAAAGTGGTTGTAAATGGCTATTTTGAAGGAGAGCTTGATGCGAATAGTCTTGAAATTTTAGCCGGTGGAGTGGTGATGGGAGATATTTCAGTTAATGGGCTTTCGATTGAAAATGGTGGAAAATTTAGAGGCACTTCTAAGATTAAAGAGGAGAATACGGTTAAACTCATTGAAAACAATCCAGAATAATGCAAGCTTCATTCTATGAGTATTTAAAACATTCAAATCCCTGTGAGTTAATACTTTGCGAAGATGATAAAGAGGCGGATTTGCTCTCGCAAATCTCTCTTTTTTTAGGTATAAAAACTTTCGTTTTGCCTGATTTTCGTGCAGAATTTGGAGATGATTTAAGGGTTTTTTCTAAAGAGCTTTTTGAGCTTTGTCAAGTTTTAAATGCTTATCATAAGGAAAAAAATCAAAAAATTTTGATTGCACCCTTACACACCATACTTAAAAAATTACCCGGAAAGAAACATTTAAAAAATTTAGTCGTAAGCAAACAAGAAAAATTGATTTTAAAGGATTTTAAAGAAGAGCTTTTAAGGCTTGGTTATGAATTTGTGGATATTGTGCAAGATAAAGGCGAAATTTCTGTTCGTGGCGATGTTGTCGATATTTTTTGTATCAATGAAGAACAACCTTTGAGAATTTTGCTTTTTGAAGAAGAGATTGAAAGCATAAGATTTTTTGATTTAAATTCTCAAAAATCCATCCCAAATGAGCTTGAAAATTTTGAAATTTGTCCCTTTTTAGCTTATTTTAGTGAAGAAAATTATGAAGATTTTAAGCAAAAAATCGAGAATTTTCAGAGTGAAGTTTTGATTAATGATATTCATTCTTTAGGTTTTTGGTGCATTGATGATTTTTATGATTATTTGGAGCTTGATTTTAGGAGCATTAAAGAATTTAATTTGGACACATTCGCAAGGGATTTGAGTTTTATCAATCAAAGAATCATTCCTCAAGCAAAGATTTTCAAACCCTTACAAAGCGTTTATCATAAGGATTTTTTTGCATTTCATAAAGATAAAAAAATCATAGTTTTAGCTCAAAATGAAGCCCTTTTTAAACAGCTTGAACTTGAAAATATGCCAAATTTGATTTTTAAAAAGAGCGATTTGAGGATTAATTTAAGCTCTGCAAATGAGCTTATCATCTCTTTAAACCAAAAAGAAAAGCTAAAAAACAAACGCAAGACAAAACTCATTTTAGATGAATTAAAAATCAACGATTTTATTGTCCATGAAGATTATGGAGTGGGTCAATTTTTAGGGCTTGAACTCATCAGTATCAGTGGAGCTAAGAAAGAATTTGTAACGCTTTTGTATCAAAATAACGACAGACTTTTATTGCCCGTTGAAAATTTGCATTTGATTGATAAATATTTAGGAGCTAGTGGGGAACTTCCTTCGCTTGATCGTTTAGGAAAAACAAGTTTTATCAAACTCAAAGAAAGGCTTAAGGCTAAACTTTTAGCACTTGCTTCGCAGATTGTGATTAGAGCTGCAAAAAGGGCTTTGATTTGCCCTAAAAAAATCAATATAGACTTTGCCTTGCAAGCAGATTTTGTTGCAAAGGCTGGATTTTCTTATACTCAAGATCAACTCAAAGCTTGTGAAGAAATTTTAGAAGATTTATCTGGTTCTAAGGTTATGGATAGACTTTTAAGTGGTGATGTGGGTTTTGGAAAAACTGAAGTGGCGATGAATGCTATTTTTCCGGTGGTTAAAAATGGTTTTTGTGTATTTTTTTTCGTGCCGACAACACTTTTATCCCATCAGCATTTTAAGACTTTGAAAAAACGTTTCGAGCCTTTTAATATCCCTGTTTTTAAATGCGATCGCTTTACAAATTCAAAAGATAAAAAAAATCTTTTAGAAAATTTAAAGGCTCAAAAACCTTGCATTGTTGTAGGAACTCACGCACTTTTAAGTATGGAGTGTGAAAATTTAGCCCTTGTGATTATTGATGAGGAGCATAAATTTGGAGTGAAACAAAAAGAAAAACTTAAAGAACTCTCTTATAATGCCCATATTCTTTCAATGTCTGCCACGCCGATTCCAAGAAGTTTAAATCAAGCCCTAAGCTCAATCAAATCTTACAGCACTCTACAAACCCCACCCGAAGACAGGCTTGATGTAAGAACCTTTGTCAAAGAAAACAATGAAATTTTACTCAAAGAACTCATTGCAAGAGAGCTTAGAAGAGGGGGGCAAATTTTTTATATTCACAATCATATCTTAAGCATTGAGCAATGTAAAAAACATTTGCTAGAGCTTTTTAAGGACTTAAGAATTCTCATCTTGCATTCTAAGATTGATTCTAAAACTCAAGAAGAGCAGATGCTTAAATTTGAAAATAAAGAATACGATATGCTCCTTAGCACTTCTAT
Encoded here:
- a CDS encoding DEAD/DEAH box helicase, with product MQASFYEYLKHSNPCELILCEDDKEADLLSQISLFLGIKTFVLPDFRAEFGDDLRVFSKELFELCQVLNAYHKEKNQKILIAPLHTILKKLPGKKHLKNLVVSKQEKLILKDFKEELLRLGYEFVDIVQDKGEISVRGDVVDIFCINEEQPLRILLFEEEIESIRFFDLNSQKSIPNELENFEICPFLAYFSEENYEDFKQKIENFQSEVLINDIHSLGFWCIDDFYDYLELDFRSIKEFNLDTFARDLSFINQRIIPQAKIFKPLQSVYHKDFFAFHKDKKIIVLAQNEALFKQLELENMPNLIFKKSDLRINLSSANELIISLNQKEKLKNKRKTKLILDELKINDFIVHEDYGVGQFLGLELISISGAKKEFVTLLYQNNDRLLLPVENLHLIDKYLGASGELPSLDRLGKTSFIKLKERLKAKLLALASQIVIRAAKRALICPKKINIDFALQADFVAKAGFSYTQDQLKACEEILEDLSGSKVMDRLLSGDVGFGKTEVAMNAIFPVVKNGFCVFFFVPTTLLSHQHFKTLKKRFEPFNIPVFKCDRFTNSKDKKNLLENLKAQKPCIVVGTHALLSMECENLALVIIDEEHKFGVKQKEKLKELSYNAHILSMSATPIPRSLNQALSSIKSYSTLQTPPEDRLDVRTFVKENNEILLKELIARELRRGGQIFYIHNHILSIEQCKKHLLELFKDLRILILHSKIDSKTQEEQMLKFENKEYDMLLSTSIIESGIDLPNANTIVVERADRFGMADLHQLRGRVGRSNKQGYCYFFIENKQKITKDALKRLVSLESNSFLGAGSILAYHDLEIRGGGNLLGVDQSGHIEQIGYSLYLKMLENELNQLTQKEPLEENKIDLKLNINAFLNSELIAEDRLRLELYRRLSQCKKVSEVYEIEGEIEDRFGKLDTYTQQFLALINIKILAHKKYKSISNYEQNIQFTNFHNQKEIIKAKSKDDDDIITAVLTHLRKV